The following DNA comes from Chitinophagales bacterium.
AACAGAAAATCCTGTATTATACATTATCATTCCCACATCTCCTACCATTAAATAATCTCCTACTTCATTATAAAGACATGAAGTTATACGGATAGTATCTGTTGTTAAATTTGCTTTTTGTAGTTCCTTATATATAATTGAATGGTCTGAATGAGACAAAAAAAGCAGACAAGTATTCTCTTGTATTTTTTGTAATTGTTTGTAGAATTTTATAACTAAATCTGTTCTGTAATTTGCCCCAACTGAACCACTGTATAAAAAAACTGTTGCATTTTTATCTATTTTCAATTCCTTTCTTTTTTGTTCTCTTATTTTCTGGTTAAAAGGTTTAAAAACATCAAAATTTACGCAAGTAGGAATAATTTTAACCTTATCAGAAGAAGAATGTCCTAACTCTATAATTTTATTTTTACCAGCATGGGTTAATGAAACTATTATATCTGCTTGTTTAAAATATTTTTTTTCTAGTTTCTTATAATACAAATAAACTGGTTTGTAAATAATTGAATTCCACAACCCACTTTCCTTTTTTTCATCTGGCCACCAACCTCTCATATCAAAAATGTATTTTGCACTATACTTTTCTTTAAACTGAACGGCTATACTATTGAGTATATACCCTCTGCAATGGACAATAGTAAATGGACTCTGACTATTTAGTCGTTTTGCCAATTTAGTTGCTCTTTTTATATCATATAAAGTAGATAAAACAGCTGGTTTTTTTGTATAAGAAAGAGGATGCCATTTAATATTATGGTTCTTTATTAAATTCAAAACTACTT
Coding sequences within:
- a CDS encoding glycosyltransferase; amino-acid sequence: MKHKILYLSYTGMTEPLGQSQVLSYLLKMSNEELEFHIISFEKEEDFFKNKEVVLNLIKNHNIKWHPLSYTKKPAVLSTLYDIKRATKLAKRLNSQSPFTIVHCRGYILNSIAVQFKEKYSAKYIFDMRGWWPDEKKESGLWNSIIYKPVYLYYKKLEKKYFKQADIIVSLTHAGKNKIIELGHSSSDKVKIIPTCVNFDVFKPFNQKIREQKRKELKIDKNATVFLYSGSVGANYRTDLVIKFYKQLQKIQENTCLLFLSHSDHSIIYKELQKANLTTDTIRITSCLYNEVGDYLMVGDVGMIMYNTGFSVIGRSPTKLGEYWASGLKCLSCEGIGDLTNLLKSYPKGGALVKGINASEDEYKRSVKKVLKENVTKEELREYAINYFDLSTGVQRYKEIYDEILN